In Nostoc edaphicum CCNP1411, the sequence CATTCAGATGGTGGCAAAGGCGAATCAAGTAGGTATGAAATTAACTCCCAAGCAGCTTTTTCAATACCAAACAATTGCCCAATTAGCCACAGTCATCCAAGTGACTCCCCAAGGAAAAGCAGAACAAGGGAAAGTCACAGGGACAGTTTTACTCACACCAATTCAGCACTGGTTGTTTGAGCAAAATTTGCACAAATTGGATCATTTCAACCAAGCAATAGTGTTGGAAGTAGAGCCGAACCTGCAAGCAGATATTTTACAGCAGGCAATTAAGCAATTGCTAATTCATCATGATATGCTGCGATTGCGCTTTGTTCAGCAAGCAGGCCAATGGCAACAGCAGATAAGTGCATCAATTGATCACGACTCATTAACTGTGGTGGATTTGGTTAGTTTACCCAAGAATACACAACAGCATTTGATGGAGTCAACTGCATCCCAACTCCAAGCTAGCCTAGATTTAGCAACGGGAAAATTACTGCGGGTGGGGCTGTTCCGACTAGGAAATGGCTACAGCGATCGCTTATTATTAATTATTCACCATTTAGTTGTTGATGGCATTTCCTGGCGGATTCTTTTAGAAGATTTAGTAAGTGCGTATCAACAGCTAAAAGCCAAAGAATCTGTACAATTACCCGCAAAAACTACATCTTTCCCCCAATGGGCGCAGCAGTTGGTAAATTATGCCCAATCAGCAGAACTCACAGCAGAATTAACAACTTGGTTAAAAATTCTCCCCAGAGAATCGCCTGCATTACCGTTAGATTATGAGTATCATCCAAATGTCAACACCATAGCTTCCGAAACCCAAATCAGCGTTAACCTCGATGCTACCCAAACCCGCGCCTTATTGGAAGAAGTTCCCAAAGCTTATCATACACAAATAAATGATGTGTTATTGACAGCATTGGTGCAAAGTATGAGTCAATGGACATTAGCACGTTCGCTACTGGTTGACTTGGAAGGTCATGGACGAGAAGATTTGTTTGCAAACACAGACATTAGCCGAACAGTCGGTTGGTTCACGACCATTTTTCCAGTATATTTAAGATTAGACAGCAGTAACGACCTGGGAGCTAATCTTAAATATGTCAAAGAGCAACTGCGGCAAATTCCCAACAAAGGTATAGGCTACGGCTTACTAAGATATTTGAGTTCAGATAAAGCATTTCTCAGTACCCCACCCGCCGATTCTTGGGGAGGGTTGGGGAGGGGTGAACTACCTCAATCTGATATTAGTTTTAATTACTTGGGACAACTAGATTTGTTTTCCTCCCAAGCATGGATTCAGCGAATTGCTAGAGAATCAACAGGATTACTATCAAACTCCCAGAACTCACGCCACCATAAACTAAATGTCACCGCCTGGATAGCACAGTCTCAGCTAAACGTACAGTGGCGATACAGTCGTAATTTACACGATGCCACGACCATCGAACGGATAGCACAGCAATTTATCAAAACACTGCAAGCTCTAATTCAGCATTGCCAATCACCCACAAGCGGCGGTTACACACCATCGGATTTTACGGGTGCGCGTTTGAATCAAAAGCAACTTGACCAATTTATTAATAAACTTCAGCAACCAAAAAAGGGGTAGCGTGGAAACCACTATTGCTGACATCTATGAACTCTCTCCCATGCAACAGGGAATGCTCTTTCATACCTTGTATGCTCCCAATTCCGGTATTTACTTTGAGCAGCGTAGCTGTCTGATTCGCGGTCATCTAAATTTAACTGCCTTTCATCAAGCTTGGCAACGTGTAGTCGAGCGTCATCCCGTTCTTTGCACCGCTTTTCATTGGCAAGAGTTGGAAAAACCGCTCCAGGTAGTACATAGCGGTGTAAAATTACCTTGGCAAGAATTAGATTGGCGCAATCTAGAAGTAGCTGAACAACAGACAAAATTAACAGCTTTTCTAGAGAGCGATCGCACCGAGGGATTCGATTTGCAACAGCCTCCCCTCATGCGCTGTACAATGATTCAGTTAGAGACAGATATTTACCAGTTTGTCTGGAGTCACCACCATTTATTAATGGATGGTTGGTGTAATGGAATTTTATTAAAAGAGGTTTTTACCTTATATGAAGCATTTTGTCAAGGGCAGGATGTTTCGTTACCATTTCCCACAGCCTACCGGAATTATATTCTCTGGCTTCAGGAGCATAATCAGACTGAAGCTGAAATTTATTGGCGAAATAACCTCAAGGATTTTACAGCACCTACACCACTTTTAGAAGGGAGCAGGGAGCAAAAAGCAGAGAGGAGGGAGCAGCAAAGAAAGCTTGACTCTATTACTACCAACGCTCTCCAAGCCTTAGTTCGTCAACATTGTCTTACCCTGAACACCGTGATTCAAGGAGCTTGGGCGCTACTTTTGAGTCGCTACAGTGGGGAAACAAATGTCGTATTTGGCACAACAGTCTCCGGCCGTCCCCCAGAACTAGCTAATGTGGAAAGCATAGTTGGTTTATTTATCAACACTCTACCCGTGCGAGTGCAAATTGATGCCCACACCGAAATAATTCCTTGGCTTGAGCAGTTGCAAACCCAGCAAGTAGAAAGAGAGCAATACGCCTACACTTCCTTAGTAGAAATTCAGGGTTGGAGTGAAGTTCCTAATGATATACCTTTATTTGATAGCCTATTGGTATTTGAAAACTATCCAGTTTCTATAGAATCGATTCTCAAAATGGCCAACAGCCATTTACAGATTCAAGACGCGCAGGGTTTTGCTCAAACGAATTATCCACTCACACTGGGAGTTATTCCTGGTGCGGAGCTATTATTACAAATCAGCTATGCAAGTTCTCGCTTTGATGAAGCGACGATTGAACGTCTTCTAGGACACCTGGAAAATCTTCTCACAAGTATAGTGACAAATCCTCAGCAGAAGTTGTCACAATTGCAAATTTTAACCAGCAACGAACAGCAATTACTGAAAAGCTGGAATCAAACTACCCAAAAATATTCTAGCCAAGAGTGCATTCATCAACTATTTGAAGCGCAGGTGGAGAAGACACCTGATGCTGTAGCTGTAATCCTGGAAAATAAACATCTTACTTATCGAGAACTCAATCAACGAGCTAATCAACTGGCTCATTATCTGAAAAAGCTGGGCGTAAAACCAGAAGTTCTAGTTGGTATTTGTATAGAGCGCTCAATCACAATGATTGTCGGACTGTTGGGTATTCTTAAAGCCGGTGGGGTTTACGTTCCCTTAGATCCAGTTTATCCTCAACAACGTTTAGCTTTCATGGTATCAGATTCACAGATTTCGGTGCTATTAACTCAGGAATCTTTGCTAACAGTTCTCCCTGAGTTGGAATCGCCTGTAGTTTCTTTAGATGCGGACTGGGAATTAATTGACCGAGAAAGTCAGGAGAATCCAGTTACTCAGATAACATCTGAAAACCTAGCTTACACCATTTATACATCTGGCTCTACAGGCGTGCCAAAAGGCGTTATGGTTCAGCACCAGTCTTTGGTAAATTTTATAGAAGCTGGGATAGTTGAATATGAGATATCTTCTAGCGATTGCATTCTCCAATTTGCATCCATCAGCTTCGATACCGCCGCCGAAGAAATTTTTCCTTGTTTGGTGCAGGGTGCAACGCTAATATTGCGAACAGAGGAAATGTTAAGTTCAATCCCAGAGTTCCTGAAAATCTGTGGTGATTGGCAGATTACAGTATTAGACTTACCTACTGCATTTTGGCATCAACTTGTAGCTGAATTATTAGCTATGAATTTGACAATACCAGATTCTGTCCGATTAGTCATCATCGGGGGTGAAAAAGCTTTACCAGAACGATTAACCAATTGGCAACAGCTTGCTCCACAGGTGCGCTTGGTGAACAGCTACGGCCCAACAGAAGCAACAATTGTGACGACTACCTGTGATTTATCAAGGCTTAGTGTTCAGACTATAGGGCGAGAACTACCAATTGGCAAAACTGTTAACAATGCCAAAACTTATATTCTCGACCCACACTTAAATCCTACCCCAGTGGGAGTTCCGGGAGAGCTTTACATTGGGGGAATTGGTGTAACTAGAGGCTATTTAAATCGACCTGACTTGACGGCTGCTTTGTTTATTCCCGATTTATTTAGTGAAACAGCAGGGGCGCGTCTCTATAAAACAGGCGATCGCGTTCGTTATCTTGAAGATGGTAATATAGAGTACTTGGGAAGATTTGATAACCAAGTAAAAGTTCGGGGCTTCCGCATTGAGTTGGGTGAAATTGAGTCGTTACTCAGTCAACACCCAGATGTCCAAGAATGTGCTGTTGTCACCGTTGAAGATATAACGGGTGACAAACGTTTAATTGCTTATATTACACCCCTCCCTAACCTGTATAGTCAGGAAAAAACCGATATAACGGCAAAATTATCTAATTTGCGGCAATTTTTGGCAACCCGTTTACCAAATTATATGATTCCCGCCCATTTTGTTTTCTTGGAAGTATTGCCGCGTACTCCCAATGGTAAAATTGACCGGAAGGGGCTACCGCAAGTAAAAGAATTACCTAGCCCAACTGTGACGGCTCCCCGCACACCTAGCGAAGAGTTGTTGGTAGGCATTTGGCAAACGGTCTTGAACTTAAAGTCAGTGGGAGTTGAGGATAATTTCTTCGCTCTGGGTGGACATTCGCTGTTGGTAATTCGGATGATTGCCCAAATTCAGCAGGTATTTGGGATAAATATACCGTTGCGGCAGGTGTTTGAAACACCAACTATCGCTGAATTGGCGAGAGTACTAGAATTACCCCACCCTAACCCTCCCCTTGCTAACGGGCTACGGTCTACACACAAGTCTGAAACCGCTTGCGAACCTGGATTTTACCCCACCCTAACCCTCCCCTTGCAAAGGGGAGGGAACTGGATTTCCGGTCTCCCCCCTTTGCAAGGGGGGATTAAGGGGGGTAATTCGACTATGTACACCGTAGCTAAAAGGAGGGAGTCTGACCTTTCATTTGCTCAACAGCGCCTCTGGCTTTTAGCACAACTGGAACCAGAAAATCCATCCTACAACGTGGCTGCGGCATTGCGTCTGAGTGGTAAGTTAAATGTTACTGTCCTCAGACAAAGCTTTGCTGAAATCATCCGTCGTCATGAAGTGTTGCGTACTAGCTTTCCTACCGTCGATGGTTTTGGGATAGCAGTTGTGTCTTTTGATGCAAATATATTTATTCCAGTTATTGACCTAAGTTCACTCTCGGCATCGCAACAGCACCAAACCGTTGAACAGCTTGCTCGTTGTGAAAGTCAACAGCCTTTTGACTTAGAACAGAGTCCGCTTTTACGAATAAAATTATTATATCTGCATTCAGATGAACACGTATTATTACTGACCATGCATCACATCATCACCGATGGTTGGTCAGTTGATGTTTTAGCGCAAGAAGTCGCAATTTTATACCAAGCATTTTCCCAAGGACAGCCTTCTCCTCTGCCAGAGTTAGCAATTCAATATGCCGATTTTGCCGCGTGGCAGAGACAGTGGTTACAGGATAATAAATTTGACTATCAGCTTGAATATTGGCAACAGCAGTTACATCAAGTTCCAGAGCTTTTGGAATTACCCATAGATTATCCGCGTCCGGCTGTGCAGACATTTCTGGGTAGGCGACAAAATTTTGAGTTATCTTTAGAACTAACTCAAGCAATCAAGCAGCTACGTCAAGATACGAACACCACTCTGTTTATGGTGATATTTTTGGCGTTGAGTGTGCTGCTACATCGCTATAGTAATCAAGATGAAATCGTTATTGGTAGCCCCATCGCCAATCGTCACTATCCGGGGACTGAAGGATTAATCGGTTTTTTTGCTAACACTCTAGCTCTGCGAATTTCCTTAGCAGATAATCTTAGCGTTGCCGAATTATTGCCACAGGTGCGAGAAATTATCTTAGCGGCTTATGCCCATCAGGATGTACCATTTGAGCAGGTAGTAGAAATATTACAACCGTTGCGATCGCTAAGTCACTCGCCATTATTTCAGGTAATGCTGGTTGTAGAGAATGCCCCCGCCCAACCAATAGAATTAACTGGGTTGCTCTGGAGTCCCATAGAAATCGATGGCGGTACGGCAAAGTTTGACCTCACCTTGATGATCACAGAAACAAGCACCGGATTGCAAGGTAAATGGGAATATAACTGCGATTTGTTTGCAGAAACTACAATTAATCGGTTTACAGAACACTTACAAACTTTATTAACAAGCATTACCTCAGAGCCAACACAACGAATTTCTGATTTATCTTTGATGAAGCAGGCAGAAATTCAGCAAATTATCAGCTTGGGTAGTTCAGTAATATATCATCCGCCTCAATGTATTCACGAATTATTTGAGCAGCAAGTAGCAAAATTTGGTGATGTAATCGC encodes:
- a CDS encoding non-ribosomal peptide synthetase, whose product is MQQGMLFHTLYAPNSGIYFEQRSCLIRGHLNLTAFHQAWQRVVERHPVLCTAFHWQELEKPLQVVHSGVKLPWQELDWRNLEVAEQQTKLTAFLESDRTEGFDLQQPPLMRCTMIQLETDIYQFVWSHHHLLMDGWCNGILLKEVFTLYEAFCQGQDVSLPFPTAYRNYILWLQEHNQTEAEIYWRNNLKDFTAPTPLLEGSREQKAERREQQRKLDSITTNALQALVRQHCLTLNTVIQGAWALLLSRYSGETNVVFGTTVSGRPPELANVESIVGLFINTLPVRVQIDAHTEIIPWLEQLQTQQVEREQYAYTSLVEIQGWSEVPNDIPLFDSLLVFENYPVSIESILKMANSHLQIQDAQGFAQTNYPLTLGVIPGAELLLQISYASSRFDEATIERLLGHLENLLTSIVTNPQQKLSQLQILTSNEQQLLKSWNQTTQKYSSQECIHQLFEAQVEKTPDAVAVILENKHLTYRELNQRANQLAHYLKKLGVKPEVLVGICIERSITMIVGLLGILKAGGVYVPLDPVYPQQRLAFMVSDSQISVLLTQESLLTVLPELESPVVSLDADWELIDRESQENPVTQITSENLAYTIYTSGSTGVPKGVMVQHQSLVNFIEAGIVEYEISSSDCILQFASISFDTAAEEIFPCLVQGATLILRTEEMLSSIPEFLKICGDWQITVLDLPTAFWHQLVAELLAMNLTIPDSVRLVIIGGEKALPERLTNWQQLAPQVRLVNSYGPTEATIVTTTCDLSRLSVQTIGRELPIGKTVNNAKTYILDPHLNPTPVGVPGELYIGGIGVTRGYLNRPDLTAALFIPDLFSETAGARLYKTGDRVRYLEDGNIEYLGRFDNQVKVRGFRIELGEIESLLSQHPDVQECAVVTVEDITGDKRLIAYITPLPNLYSQEKTDITAKLSNLRQFLATRLPNYMIPAHFVFLEVLPRTPNGKIDRKGLPQVKELPSPTVTAPRTPSEELLVGIWQTVLNLKSVGVEDNFFALGGHSLLVIRMIAQIQQVFGINIPLRQVFETPTIAELARVLELPHPNPPLANGLRSTHKSETACEPGFYPTLTLPLQRGGNWISGLPPLQGGIKGGNSTMYTVAKRRESDLSFAQQRLWLLAQLEPENPSYNVAAALRLSGKLNVTVLRQSFAEIIRRHEVLRTSFPTVDGFGIAVVSFDANIFIPVIDLSSLSASQQHQTVEQLARCESQQPFDLEQSPLLRIKLLYLHSDEHVLLLTMHHIITDGWSVDVLAQEVAILYQAFSQGQPSPLPELAIQYADFAAWQRQWLQDNKFDYQLEYWQQQLHQVPELLELPIDYPRPAVQTFLGRRQNFELSLELTQAIKQLRQDTNTTLFMVIFLALSVLLHRYSNQDEIVIGSPIANRHYPGTEGLIGFFANTLALRISLADNLSVAELLPQVREIILAAYAHQDVPFEQVVEILQPLRSLSHSPLFQVMLVVENAPAQPIELTGLLWSPIEIDGGTAKFDLTLMITETSTGLQGKWEYNCDLFAETTINRFTEHLQTLLTSITSEPTQRISDLSLMKQAEIQQIISLGSSVIYHPPQCIHELFEQQVAKFGDVIACVDGIEYTPPALSGTLPLLSYGVHTNRITPLNPPLQRGEIGKSSSLPFARGGLGWGNLTYAELNSKANQLAHYLKSLGVQPEVGVGICVERSVDFLIGILGILKAGGFYVPLDVNYPSERLAFLIQDAQVQVLLTQGQYIEKLPFLELPIFCFDNDWQSIAHQPTANPVSKTTPENLAYIMYTSGSTGVPKGVCVPHRSVVRLVQNCDYAQLSADEILLQTAPVVFDASTFEIWGALLNGARLVILPSQQPTLEELANAIAQYQITTLWLTAGLFHLMVDEHLASFKAVKQLLAGGDVLSAVHIKKLLETYPQCRVINGYGPTEGTTFTCCYAINDAKQINHTVPIGRAIANTQVYILDRYLNPVPIGITGELYIAGDGLARGYVNRAELTAERFVPNPFSGEWGEINSKFKIQNSKLKNSCVLFANILYKTGDRVRYLPDGNIEYLGRLDNQVKIRGFRIELGEIESVLAQHPSVQDCVVIADELKSQHKQLVAYFVQDTKLEQISLTELRQFLQKQLPDYLIPNFFIPLETLPLTPNGKVDRRMLPTLELPNEQDVILPRTDIEAILVNIWSSLLHLPQVGIHDNFFELGGDSILAIQVISRANQAGLQLTPKQLFQCQTIAELAVVVTPVLATHAQQGIVTGSVPLTPIQHWFFEQELANLHHFNQAVFLQAKQKLQPVILISALKKLLEHHDVLRSRFVNSYPSSSCKETDELPPLIPPCKGGKSPVLPTLQNGEIPVLPLCKGELEGVIAQGKKKVEWQATIIEPDDDIPYVCCDLSALSATQQEAAMREISSQLQGSLNITHGLLLRVANFDLGEESRLLIVIHHLVIDAVSWRILLEDLQRAYQQIIQGKTIDLRPKTTAFPAWAEQLHSYASSSTLSEELDYWLSSARQTVKPLPVDYLNGGNTIADADAITITLSAVETQALLKQVPSAYNTQINDVLLTACTQAISTWTQEDLVLIDLENYGRDFPGVEIDVSRTVGWFTVIYPLLLQVESSHNWGKKLKAIKEQLRRVPNRGFNYGLLRYLSKYKEISDRIHTFPSPEISFNYLGQLTVEREQEENLPFTLCDSISLGTPQDLQQHRRYRIEINGFVRSGQLQFDCIYSRKQYQKTTIEQLATDFCTYLQQIISHCQTPDNAGYTPSDFELANLDQQTLDQVLGMVNFEHQQF